CGGCGATTTTTTCGCAGCCGTTTTCCCATGGGTTCCACACTACCGCGTCGTCGAACCCGGATTGCGTTGCGATGATGCTGTGTTTGCGGCCGCTGATGGTGATCGGTTTGTCGACCGAAAAATACACGCGGTCGACTTCTCTGGTGATATGCAGGGGTTCGTCACCCGCATGTTTGATGCGGCGGCCGTCGACTGAATCTCGGTAGCGATAGCCATTGAGGCCGTATAGCACGGTGTCGGCAATCTGTGCATCCAGATATGTATGCAGAGCGCAGGTGAAATCGAAGGATTGGTCGCTGTTGTTTGTCACCACCAGTTCAGTATTGAGTGTCTGGCCGGAGAACTTGACGCGCAGCTCCAACGCAAAGGCGTGAGGAAAAATCTTCCGGGTTTCCTCGGAATCACCCAGGGCGAGCCGCAGCAATCCACTGCCGTCGATCTGCTCCGACGACTCCAGCAAAGTCCATGGGCTGACGCGGGCAAAGCCGTGCTTGGGTAACGGACCTTCGCTGGCGAATTGCGGAAAAATCACCGGGATACCGCCGCGAATCGCGCTATCGCTGTGCCAGTTGTTCAGTGGGCTCATGAACAAACGTTCGACGCCGTCCGGCGTGCGCCAAGAGCAGACGTGGCCACCGTGCAGGGCGACCTCCACCTGTGCGCCGTCGGCTGCGGTAGCGACGATGAATTCGTTAGTCGGTTGTTGATTTTCCGGATTGGACAAGGTTTTCTCTCCTCAGGCTATCCGTCTATTATGCGCCCACGTTAGGCATTTCCCAATGCCCTGGCGAGCGTCAGCGTTCAGTCGACGTGCAGTCCGCGTATGGTCACGCCGACTTGGGCGCTGGAATGGCCAGACTGATCCCATGCTGTTTGAAACCGAAATGTTCATAGAAGCGATGAGCGTCCATGCGCTTCAGGTTGGACGAGAGCGCAATTTTGTAGCAACCAGCCTCGCCAGCAATCCGCACCGCGTGATCAAGCATCACACTGCCGATGCCTTGGCCGCGGCAGGCCCGGCTGATGACAACGGCATCCAGCACGGCTTGCTGGGTTCCTTCGTGAGTCAGGCTGCAGAACACCAGGATGCTGAAGGTGCCGACCGCAACGCCATCCGCGAAGACCAGATAGGCGCGGAAATACGGATAGGCGGCCATCTTGTTCATGATCTGGCGAGCACCGTCAGCATCCAATGTGACGTCGCGCGTCGGCTCGTCATCCATTTCGGCTAACAGGGTCACCAGGATTTCTGCATCGTCGAGGGTGGCCTGGCGTACAGTAATGCGCGGTAATGAAACGATGGAAGCGGGAGAAATCATGCGTCTTTACTCCGTGTCGGGATGATGCGGAAATAGAGATCATACCGAAAATCCGACACAAGAAAAAAATGGCGCCATCGACTTGCGATACCTCGCAAGTGACGCGCCATCAACGGGAATCGTAGAACTCATTTCATCAATATCCGTGAAATGAGTTCTGGTAAAACTTGATTAAATAAACAGCTTGCGTAAACGCGATGACACCAGATCGATCAGGCTGACTGCAATCACGATCATGATCAGCACCGAGCAGGTCTGTGCATATTCGAAACTGCGGATCACTTCCCACAGGATCACGCCAATGCCGCCGGCGCCGACCATGCCGACCACCGTCGCCGAGCGTACATTGGCTTCGAAACGGTACAGCACATAGGAAATCCAGAGCGGCATCACTTGCGGCAACACGCCGTAGACGATTTCTTCCAGCGCATTGGCGCCGGTGGCGCGTATGCCTTCGACCGGTTGCGGATC
This DNA window, taken from Collimonas arenae, encodes the following:
- a CDS encoding GNAT family N-acetyltransferase, translating into MISPASIVSLPRITVRQATLDDAEILVTLLAEMDDEPTRDVTLDADGARQIMNKMAAYPYFRAYLVFADGVAVGTFSILVFCSLTHEGTQQAVLDAVVISRACRGQGIGSVMLDHAVRIAGEAGCYKIALSSNLKRMDAHRFYEHFGFKQHGISLAIPAPKSA
- a CDS encoding D-hexose-6-phosphate mutarotase; its protein translation is MSNPENQQPTNEFIVATAADGAQVEVALHGGHVCSWRTPDGVERLFMSPLNNWHSDSAIRGGIPVIFPQFASEGPLPKHGFARVSPWTLLESSEQIDGSGLLRLALGDSEETRKIFPHAFALELRVKFSGQTLNTELVVTNNSDQSFDFTCALHTYLDAQIADTVLYGLNGYRYRDSVDGRRIKHAGDEPLHITREVDRVYFSVDKPITISGRKHSIIATQSGFDDAVVWNPWENGCEKIADLKLDAYQHFVCVEAAAIEHPIKLTPHASWSGYQNLECETVV